Below is a genomic region from Kryptolebias marmoratus isolate JLee-2015 linkage group LG12, ASM164957v2, whole genome shotgun sequence.
TGCCAACATGAACGTCAATTGACCGCATAATTGCCTGTATCTGTGCAAGggtgtgtttgatttgtttctttgcGAAATAGCTgacgaaccactggatggattcaAATGACAATCCCAAAAGAAACATCGTtgaatgttcatctacaactgattaacttttggggtcggcttcattcaagatggccgccacagattatcgaccttagcaaacacgaaaatggctgcaacttgctcatttttacagatattgagctaaactttggtgagGTGATAGccgagaatcatccccaacacatactcagaacACGAACAGATCGAGcaagatttcagtttaaaacgcTGACATGCAAGTCatcgggcgatatgcatttcttcaaggcttgtttcagtattttacggagtttttgtttttgtaactggGTTCATCTCGTTTCGCTGCAGGATGTGGAACCAGTGTATTCCATACGGAGTGTTTGAGAGACTTCAGCAGCAGGACAGCCGCATCCTTTGGCACTAAAAGGTCTTTTCTACTTTGGAACGAACTTTTCATCATGTGTCTGACGCATTTGTGTGAACACTACACATTAAGTGCTCTAAACCTCgtaaaaacgaacaaaaaaaaggacacgAACAAAGAGAATTTGCACTACAAGAATCAATTGCTGCTTTCCTCATCAGATGACTCTGGCCTCATTCTGCCTGTGCTTTCAAGGATCCAAACCTCACAGAcctgctgtatgtgtgtgtgtgttgtgttatACAAACGTACCAAGCAactttgcacatttatttttttagaactgATTTTTATGGTCAGTTCTTCTTGTGGATAATGTATAAAAACTAGTGTTGTTTTTCACAAgtctgaacttcctgtttgttacgAATGATACATTTCTCATCATCTGATGCTTTTCATACAagcacatattttttttgtttttgtttccactaCATCattggtttaataaaataaaaaaaaagtcttttcaCTTCCTCCGCAGTGGCTTTCTGTTCCTTGTTTTCATACAGACTAACCTTTCAAAGTATTTTGGTGCTTGTAGTTCTCAGTTAAATGTGTTACTCATGTCTCCTGCTGAAGCATTAAACCCAAAGCAGTCATTGTATGCTGATATGTCTGAATCAAATGTTACTGGGGTCACTATTTACCAATGTTGATGATGCTAAATACCTCTTCTGGAAGGAAattgaatgaataaaatcagaatCTTTAATAACTGGTCCCATTGAAGTTTGGATTCTCCTTCACTTAAACACAACCCTTGAATGCAGTTACTcagttttaaaccatttttgttAGTTTCTCTTCTTGCCTAAAGGAATCAATCAGATCTTTCAAAGTGGGGTTCCTTGTAAATGTTATGAAccgtcagtatcttacctgctgtacatagttctttgaatgacatgggtttggagaaatagtttaaagcTGACAGAATTGACGAGCTTAACAGCCAGCTGTAGCCGAGGTCAAAGTGgattttaaacaactccaatctcaaaaaaatccaaaccatttATGAACCTCCGcatttctgttacttttacGATATTGATTATTTCagcataaaatataattaaatccCTCCTGGAGGTGcctcaggctgcacaggaagtgctacagctagctattGCCTCTATTTgagctaataataaaaaaacagatttctgtgtaaataactaTGTGATGAGAGACTGACATATGTAATAGCATACACATGAACTTTTCGAGAGTGGAGGTGTTTCACGAGTgctgcaatccactttggtcttggccgcGCTCAGACGAGCGTTACATCAGTCTGCTCAGAACCCATGCATTTCATTTGTACTTGGGACTTGGATTTTCTGAAATCAGTAAAAGAAGATAGATCATAAACCAACTTGAACCTCGCACACCCAGTAGTCACATTTGAAATGAGATTTCTGAGCAGCCTCACCTTTTAAATTCCAATGTCTGCCTCGTGCATGAAAAGCTGTGAGATaaactatttttacttttgttagtTTCGTATCTCAGTCACACACAGCACTGTACCGCCACTATTAGTGAACATGTtgctaaaactgtttaaatgaaaataaatcactttttataGACCTGTATCGCCAACGGTTGCTAGCCTGGTTACTAAGCAAAACAGTTAACAAATCCTGCTGGTTTTCAGACATGCTACAGGAACACAGATAAATTGGGTCTGACATCGTTCCCCAGATTGAAATTCTCACTTCTGAAGTAAACTGAACACAACATAATCTGTCATTTATGAGgtttaaaaagctatctgcagcaggtaaaatattagttgtttataacctttctacaAAAGCCCACATCTAAAGGTCTGAACCATCTTTTTAACTAACTGTAAGCTTATCTATATATCGTGTGTTCGTCTTACAAGTATCTTAATTTTGCTCCACGACTCATCGACTCCCCCTGGTGGCTAAAAAGTGGCACGACAACAACAGTGACGATGTGATCATTAATGAGGCTGAAAGTTGTCATTCagtcaaagtttattaaatgCAGATCAGAAAGTTAGACAGACACAATCTGTGGCTAAGATGTGAGATGTGGAGGGATGACACAAGTGTTGGACACAGTTTGTTGATGATCACAAAGGCTGTGAAAATGACTGCTGTGTTTATTCTAATCATTACAAACATGCAAATCAATATTGAAATGACGCAactttggagattttttttttttttgagctttcGAGAAGAGTCACTGAAGCATAAACTACGAAACTGACCGTGATGGACTCAACCAGGTGAGCTACTGTAACACACCTGTTTCTACATTTTAGATTtcactatttttaaacaaacattaagtGATATGCAAATTATCTACATTTTATACAATACCCCCAGAAAAGGATCTGATGAAATACTTTTGAACAGTACTAGTCAGCTCTCCATTGAACAGCTTAAGTTGTGAGCTGTAATACAAAATGTATGTTTAgtagaataacaaaaaaatataaaactatgcACTGTCTAATCAGTAATTATATTACTTTTTGATCAATTTCTGTACAAATACAATTTACAATACTTACTAACTAGCGGTATCCTGAGCTTTCATTTTGCGtaatcagagtttttattttatcatgcCAAAATACTCGTTTAAGCAGAAATTTCAACATTTGTACAAAATATTGCTTTACGGCAGCTTGAGtccaaagaaaagagagaatCTGCTTCAAATTACTGATTTAAATCTatcaaaactttgaaaaaacagTTCTGCATTAGGATGTATTGTAACTGTACACATCCATATTCTTGACTACAGTAAGATATTTAGTTTCCGTTCCACGGTGCAGCTGTGGATAAGTGGCTGGCTACGTTTAGGTTGTCATTTCAGCTGAGCAGGCAGCAAATGAAAACCTGAACATGACTGAGAAATGCTGATGAGGTGCCGTGCGGCAAAAAGGATTTGTCCAGGCAATGAAATTCAGtcagaaacatgcatgtgtAAATACTCAGAGTCTGGATTTAAAACCATCACAACGTCAACTTTGCATATTGTTTGTAGCAGGAGGAAAATACTGGTTCTTTCAAAATGaatgttcagtttttagctGGGCTGTTATCACTCCTCCTCGATCTGCAGCATGTACAGTACATTCAAAACCTATAAAACGTCTAAAATTATCCCTTTCCAGTCCTCCCCAAAACGGTAAAGCCTGTTTTTACAATCAAAGGTTGAAAATCATCTCATTAATATCTGATCGCCCCTTTGCTTTGCTctagtttattattattgctgctGTGACCATacacttttttaaatgacttctaagtttgtaacataaaaaaaacaattttgccaacctcttaaagaaaaacaatctcaTGCACCAAATCTCTCGCAGTCATTAAACACGACTCAACAGAAGACGAAGAAATCTCATGCACGTCTTTTGAGGTTTCCTATAGGGATTTGCCATTTTAATGAACGTCAAGAAAATAAGctttactttaaacaaactgcacaaTATTGAAACGTAgccagtattttaaaaaactgaaccacAAAGAGGACACAAAAGAAGGATTATTTTCCATCCTGCAGCTCCACAGCATATCTTTGGTGATATTACGCCTTGCCAGTGTAAGCAGAATTACTTAATTTACACTCCTCAGAGAGTCGCACGTCCCTGATGCTGAAACTCAATATGGAGAACCTCAAAAGACACATTCTGATTGAAGATTGATGAGTGAGCTTGCAAAGCAGCTGTGGATTCTTTGTTGgaaattaaaaagtacaaaacaaggTGTCGTTGTCAGAGTGATCAAGTATGCAACATGCCTACAGGGAGATGTAGGTCTCCTGGTAACTTGCCAGTTCTTCCTAAATGTTTCATGACACTGTAATGGAAGTGACAAGTTCCCATAAGTCGGCTCATTGTTGCCGTAACCGCCAGGTCCTGCGTGGCCTGGAAAGACACCGGGCAGCTGGATCCTAACACTGCAGGTGGTGAGACACACGATCTTCTTCTCAGACAAAAGGACTGACTGTTCAACTCCACTTGCAGCACATGTTGCTTCCCTTTGCTGCGACCAAAATGAGGGTCAGTAGTGCGAATGATGAGGTGGAAAGTCCTCCTTCTGTTGCTGATCATGTGGGGTTGAATCTCTTCCTTGGGTCACCTTTCTTTAAGCTGGCACAACctggagacagagacacacgTGTAATTGAGATAAAGACGTAATCAGTGTGGCTCCAAACTtgagtttaaacagaaaaaaatacttactTTTTCCTCTGATGTATCATCTGGCCCAGTCTGCTCCGTGTTGTCATTCCAGATAACCCTCAAACACATCCAGCTCCGTGTCTGTGTCGTAGGGTACAGAGGCCGGGTCGGACAGAACCCCGAGGTCCACCAAAGCCTGGTCCATGTCCTCGGGCAGAAACACTATCCCCACATTCAGCACTATGTACTCCATCAGAAAGGCATAGTAGAGGATGAGGACGTTCACAAAGAACAGGCCCAAATAAAACATATATGGGAGCTCGTCCAAAAGCGATTCCACCGAATCTAGCTGGACATAAACTGGCTGTGTCATAGAAGAGAAGGGCGACCGCGGTTTGGCTTCTTGCACGCGCGTAGCTGggagcttcttcttctgctaaaAATCTGTTTGGGATGGTGAGACTCGGGCGTCCATTTCGGCTCGGCCCAAGCTGCAACTGTGACTGAGAAAGCTTTCTAAGAGCAGTTTATCTGTAAGGTCCAGAAGAAAATAACCAGGAAGCATATAGGCTAAACGGCATTACGCTCATTGCTAATAATAACAACCGTGGGACATAATTGAAATATGGCGCTAGCTGGCTCGACGCATTCTTGACATTGGTTCCTTGCGGTTAGCGGAATTCACGCCATGCCAGCTTGCGACGGCTAAAAACAGTAGCACGCAAGGTTAGCCAAAATCAGCTACACAATTTTTTACAACCTCAGTCTAGAAAGGTTctaaactcagaaaataaaactataataaaGAGACATATGGTTCTCACGACGTCTTTCCGGAATGTCGTTTAATATGTTTTGCCAACTGCATCAAAACAGCAGACCACAAAGCGACATCTGAACCCTTGAAACGTGATTGGTTCACCGGATATCAGCCTCtactctgattggctgagaagATGTCAGTACAGTTGACGCAAAGAAATTTTAGTCGCTTGATTTAATCGTCACTGCCAACGTAAAGATTGTAGTTCCCCCCGCCCCCTCGCCTCACTTTCTCCGCCTGTACTGTGGAAATAGAACTACATATCCCAGAAGCACCCTAGTGATGAAGGTGTTACCCAATCCCACAACCCTATCCGCCTATCACCCTCTGCTAAGGAGATATTATTAGTACGTTAAAGTAGGCGAAATGGGCAAATGCAGTTTATCGTATTTGGAATAATTTGGAGAACAGCAGCGCTCTTAAAACCGCAACCATGTTCGGTCGGTCACGGAGCTGGGTTGGAGGACAAGGAAAAACGAAAAACATCCACTCCTTGGATCATTTGAAGTGAGTAGTTAGCACCTAGGCTAATATTAGCCTCTTATTGGTAACCAGTTAAACACGACGTTTACATTAGCTCGGTTAATAACGGTTAGAAAACACTGCATTAACAGATATGTTGATTGTTAAGGTAACAGTGAACTTgtagttttaatatttctgtaatACCTGGTAAGATGCGATGCTAGCTAGCGTGTTACGTTGACAGTAGTCGGGGCGCTTAAACAATAACAATGTCATTCACTAATAAATATCAGCTATTTAGCTTCTGGGCACTAATACCTTTAGAGTCCTTACATGTGTTTTCACTTATTCTGGAGAATAAGACCACGAAGAAGGTTGAACATTAGGTGAAAGTGTTCTGCTTTAGGGTTTACGCAGTGTCTAAGGTCCCACTACAACAGGTGCCTCAAATTAAGACTGATTAAATGTCAGTCAAACTTAGTCTACAGGTGTTGAATGTAATGTTGGTAGAGATTTCTCATAACCCAGGTACATTCTAAATTACATTAGCCTTGTATCTAGAGCTTTGCTGACTATACTTGTACTGCTGTGTTtgcatatattaaaaaatgttttatttcgtCTCTCATACGTACCTTTTTCATAAATCAGATATATGTACCACATTCTGACCAAAAACACCACGGTGACGGACCACAACAGAAACCTTCTAGTGGAGACCATCCGCACCATCACGGAGATCCTCATCTGGGGGGACCAGAATGACAGCTCTGTGTTTGAGTAAGTCCCAATCAGTGGTTGCATGATCAGTCCATCAGATGCAGCCATAAAACTCCAGATGTGCACCCTTGTATGGAAAGCAAATCAACATCTGTCCTTTAtacctaattttattttttttttaatccctctAGTTATGGCATTGCTCATTCTTCATTGATGCAGTTGATGATATGCAGCAGAAAACTTGGGCTTTAAAGTATTTAGCTAGAATTTCCTTGTAATTTCTGGCTGTATAAATAATGAGTTATGATGAATACAACATGTCCACAGCTAAGTCGAGGACTTTTAAGCTATTCATTTTAACCACTAGCCTCCAGATCGTTTCAAAAGGCAGATCTTCTTTGAACAAATAGGTTTATGGATAAGTTTGTCACAAGCTAAGgttgttgtttctctgcacaTGTGTATGTCATCAGCTTTTTCCTGGAGAAGAAcatgtttgtcttcttcttgAACATCCTGCGTCAGAAGTCTGGTCGCTATGTCTGTGTTCAGCTCCTCCAGACCCTCAACATACTGTTTGAAAACATCAGCCATGAGACTTCCTTGTGTAAGTAATGGTACTAATTTATGGGTTGTTGGTGTCATTTTGAacattgtaaacaaaaaaacagattgcaagtttgtgtttttgttgttggttttatcaGAGTGTTACAAAATTCTACATGTTGCAAGCAGCAGATTTGATGTAATCTTACCTTTTAGTATtatgagttttttgttttatttattttaataaagtgcAGTGTGTATTTGATAAAAGTCGGCCTTGCTGATAACAGGTTTGttacaatcatttaaaatggttttttttttctctttgacctcatttcttattttcagaTGATCGTTAATTCTGTCCTTCCAGGTTTTAATAAGTTCAGCAGTTCTTTACGTAATTTTTagcaaatcttttctttttgtaaccCGATGCAGAGCAATAATTTCAGTCTTCTGAAATGAGGCAGCATCTTCACCTCAACcacaggatgtgtgtgtttggttgttcAGGAAATCAGAAGCTGCTCTCTGTATCAGATAGGCTTAAAAAAATTTGTtgtcagctgaaacataatGATCTCTACAAAACCTTTCTGTCAGAAggtttctgcctgttttagtAATCTCTCTTTTCTTTAGCAATCTCTTCAATTGTTCACTGCACAGGAGCTCATGGTGCATTTTGTTTACTTGCTTCTTGACAAACTCATCAGATATATGTATTGTTTAACTCCCGACTGAGTGGGCCCTTCAGATACTCGGCAGGActcctttgtcatttttttgaaaCGCAGTTAGTGAAACAGTTCAGTGAATGTGGTGGTGTGTGTGCCAGTAGAGTGTGGGTGCTGTAAGAACATCAGGTTTAAATGtgaatcataaaatatttttaaaggacTCTCTTCTTTGCTGCAGTTAGTCTTTTCCTGAATCTGAGAAGCTtttgctatatatatatatatatatatatatatatatatatatatatatatataaacagaaagACGTTAATCTGATAAGAGCTGCTGAGAGAAACCATCCACTCAGCCTGAGCTCTTAACTCACCAAATGATTGgatgtcagtttaaaaaagaagaactaagtctaaaatgtaaaatgttgtttcacttaaGTTATTCTGATCAAGTAACACTGTTTTGGTTGACTTTATGTTCTCATTTGTTTACAGATTATCTGTTGTCGAACAACCACGTCAACTCGATCATCGTGCACAAATTCGACTTCTCGGACGAAGAGATCATGGCTTACTACATTTCCTTCCTCAAGACCCTGTCACTCAAGCTTAACAACCACACTGTGCACTTTTTCTACAACGAGGTGAGGCCACAGAGAGATCACTGGTACATGagagaaaatacagaaagacGCAATGGTGAAATAAATAAGTTATGAGCTTTACCTGAAAGTATTAAGAACTTTCACAGTAAGAtcagctggaaataaaaaaaatacttcaactaagtttttttttcacaaatatagTTTGAAGTTGCACAAAGCTGTCAGTTTGTGTAGTAGATTTCCTTTACTGATtagttagttttattaaaatatctagTTAATAGTTCTTGCACTTTGTTAACCTTTTTTGATTGTGTCCCTTTTCTAATGTGCTGCACATTCCTGTGAAGGTTGGCTGATTTTTGCCTATTTAACAGACAATTCTGCAAGAAGCATCTTTCTCTTTAACCCTTAATGCAAACATTTCAGTTATCGTTGGTAAAAATAATGAAGATCCACTTAATTTACAAGACATTTTCTCCTCAGCTGTGTTTAGGAGATacagttttaatttagaaaatcctggttgtgttttgtttggataTGTGGTAATCATTGATAAACCGAAAGGATCCTGACCGCTTTCACAGTTAATGTTGTAACTTTCCAGTTGTTCAGCTTCATCTTTGTATTTGTCTGTGTGCACCGGGGAAAGTTATTGGTGTAATGTCAATGGTAGCTGTGCTCCTGAAGCCAAAACCACACCCAGTTTAAAAGATGTGAAAGTATTTTTATGTATGAGGAGGACCTGTTTTTTGTACAGTGCAATATTGACAGTATATGCACAACACtgtagtatttttaaaatgatttttaacatTATTCTATGTACACAAACAACTAAAGTAAAAgcttttactttaacaaaagcttttaaaaatttacagaaccctgtaattaacttttttttccccccactattattttataagaaaataatttgcagtaaaattagaattttaaGCTTATTTTCCTCTAGATGGCGCCAttggattgctgttgtcttttcctgttttaaacttaagtcacatttttattttttttagagatgAATTACAAGTTCTTGGTTTGGGTTTGGTTTCAGGTTCAAATTTCTTCATTTGCTGTGACTTCAGGATGGTTTTTAAACCTCCACGTGATTCGTTGGAGGTCTCAGTAACTGAGGAAATGTGAGGAGGAGGATCAGGCACAGAGAGAGAGGGCTTGTTTGTTAATTAGCAGCTTGAGCTGTATTATTACATGTTAGGCATTAATAAAGTAACCTTTTTGGTCAATATGTTTCAGTTACagacttttaaattttagcttctaAAAGATAACTCCGTTTGTAGTTTAATGCccataaaaatcattttgtgtatttctttttcacctaaaaacatccatccctttttttcttgttttaaatattacctggatttttaacatttttaggacatttttattACTCGAGGAATGGAAGTATTTGGATTTTACTTTTACTAAATGTTAAGCAAATATAGGACTGTCCAACATTTCTGTCCAGCTGcttcctttctctctctgttgTCACTTGCGGCCTGAGTTCGGCGGTTCAATGCCTTGCTCACCGGcgcctcctctctgtctcctaCACACAG
It encodes:
- the dexi gene encoding dexamethasone-induced protein homolog encodes the protein MTQPVYVQLDSVESLLDELPYMFYLGLFFVNVLILYYAFLMEYIVLNVGIVFLPEDMDQALVDLGVLSDPASVPYDTDTELDVFEGYLE